The Paenibacillus sp. MBLB1832 genome has a window encoding:
- a CDS encoding PilN domain-containing protein — protein sequence MSAAMQKLQSIEINLLQMRQDEQTGTSPLLRYVFIGAFLVIVGGMGWMYMSAKSEIKQTNLALERINQQIKEGQTKLAISPTAGGVADFVALPKQLLASKPQATEVLDKLSALMPNASNITALSFGEGNKLKVTGNFATSEDVITFMQATKASASFTLLSSSGMNKIAAVAEDKNAPVVIDPPLPVIQATFELQYKSDATKKG from the coding sequence ATGAGTGCAGCGATGCAGAAGCTACAGTCCATCGAGATTAATTTGCTGCAAATGCGGCAAGACGAACAAACGGGTACAAGTCCACTCTTGCGATATGTGTTCATTGGGGCGTTCCTTGTCATCGTGGGTGGCATGGGTTGGATGTATATGAGTGCCAAATCAGAAATTAAACAAACGAATTTGGCATTGGAACGCATCAATCAACAAATTAAAGAAGGCCAGACGAAACTCGCGATCTCGCCTACAGCGGGAGGCGTAGCCGATTTCGTTGCACTGCCGAAGCAGTTGCTTGCCAGCAAGCCGCAAGCGACGGAAGTGCTGGATAAGCTATCGGCCTTAATGCCTAACGCGTCCAATATTACCGCACTCTCCTTCGGAGAAGGCAACAAGCTGAAGGTTACAGGCAATTTTGCAACGAGTGAAGATGTGATTACGTTTATGCAAGCAACGAAAGCATCCGCTTCGTTCACCTTGCTGTCCAGCAGCGGTATGAACAAAATAGCTGCTGTTGCAGAAGATAAAAACGCGCCTGTCGTAATCGATCCGCCGCTTCCTGTCATTCAGGCAACATTTGAACTGCAGTACAAGTCCGATGCGACTAAGAAAGGTTGA
- a CDS encoding type IV pilus twitching motility protein PilT, translating to MSMMAPTSSNTLSLKDLLRISYESKASDLHINAGTEPLMRLHGKLMKVVDAVLHPEDTLRMAREILTNEQYETLSSKGEVDFSFELPGLSRYRGNVFKQKRSINMVFRVLSTTVPSLFSLHLPDLVQEFAFKHQGLVLVTGPTGSGKSTTLASIIDFINETQKKHIITLEDPIEYIHPSKNCLVAQREIGIDTHSFSNGLRAALRQDPDVILVGEMRDLETIKTAITAAETGHLVLATLHTPDAPQTVDRIIDVFPTEQQRQIRVQLASVLISVLSQRLVPRMDGRGRAMALEILINTPAVANLIRQEKIYQIKSVIQTNRQIGMQTMVSSLKQLVEEGIIHRDAIKEYEMSIGDD from the coding sequence ATGAGTATGATGGCGCCAACTTCGTCCAACACACTATCACTAAAGGATTTGCTGCGTATTTCGTACGAATCCAAAGCTTCTGATTTGCACATCAATGCAGGAACGGAGCCATTAATGCGCTTGCACGGCAAGTTGATGAAGGTGGTTGACGCCGTACTTCACCCTGAGGACACCCTTCGGATGGCAAGAGAGATCTTAACGAACGAACAGTATGAGACATTATCAAGCAAAGGGGAAGTTGACTTCTCCTTCGAACTTCCAGGTTTATCGCGGTATCGTGGAAATGTATTTAAGCAGAAACGTTCCATTAACATGGTGTTCCGTGTTTTATCAACAACAGTACCCTCGTTGTTCAGCTTGCATTTGCCTGATCTTGTTCAAGAGTTTGCCTTTAAGCATCAAGGACTTGTGCTTGTGACAGGACCGACAGGAAGCGGCAAATCAACGACGCTGGCTTCCATTATTGATTTTATTAATGAAACACAGAAGAAGCATATCATTACGTTGGAAGATCCGATTGAGTACATTCATCCAAGCAAAAATTGCCTAGTCGCACAACGTGAAATCGGTATCGATACGCATTCGTTCTCTAATGGACTGCGAGCAGCGCTGCGGCAAGATCCAGATGTGATTCTCGTCGGAGAGATGCGGGATTTAGAGACAATCAAGACCGCAATTACAGCTGCGGAGACAGGACATCTTGTCCTTGCTACGCTGCATACCCCAGATGCCCCGCAAACGGTGGATCGGATTATTGACGTATTTCCAACCGAGCAGCAACGACAAATACGCGTTCAGCTCGCCTCTGTGCTTATCAGTGTGTTATCCCAACGATTAGTGCCAAGAATGGATGGCCGAGGACGAGCGATGGCGCTGGAAATCTTAATCAATACACCAGCTGTTGCTAACTTGATTCGCCAAGAAAAAATTTATCAAATCAAATCCGTCATACAAACGAACCGCCAAATTGGTATGCAGACCATGGTGTCCAGCCTGAAACAACTCGTAGAGGAAGGCATCATCCACCGAGATGCGATTAAAGAATATGAGATGAGTATAGGAGACGATTAA
- a CDS encoding prepilin-type N-terminal cleavage/methylation domain-containing protein yields MTLVLNASQHKVSLQDGLHNQTKRRGGNAMQELVLDNNKKMGFRFPTFKKFSLKELNKNQKGLTLIELLAVIVIIAIIAAIAIPSIGGILKNTRVSAHKSNAHMIIDSTRTMITGEGIIPSATKDTWTLKELHDGGFLETIPKDPSDKTNPYNETTSLVKVTPDATTGNNKYTITLVGTNGVSHITAQDEDKVDTLKFGTTAADVQE; encoded by the coding sequence ATGACACTGGTTTTAAATGCTTCACAACATAAGGTAAGTTTGCAAGACGGGCTACATAACCAAACTAAACGAAGAGGTGGGAATGCTATGCAAGAATTAGTATTGGACAACAACAAAAAAATGGGTTTTCGTTTTCCGACATTTAAGAAGTTTTCTTTGAAAGAACTGAACAAAAATCAAAAAGGTTTAACATTGATTGAGTTACTTGCAGTTATTGTTATCATCGCCATCATCGCTGCAATCGCTATTCCGTCCATCGGCGGCATCTTGAAAAATACACGCGTTAGCGCGCATAAATCCAATGCACATATGATTATCGATTCAACTAGAACGATGATTACAGGCGAAGGTATCATTCCTTCTGCGACAAAAGATACTTGGACGCTTAAAGAACTTCACGATGGCGGCTTCCTAGAAACGATCCCGAAAGATCCATCTGACAAAACAAATCCTTACAATGAAACAACTTCCCTTGTAAAAGTTACGCCTGATGCTACAACTGGCAACAATAAATACACAATTACTTTAGTTGGTACAAATGGCGTTTCGCACATTACAGCACAAGATGAAGACAAAGTTGACACATTGAAATTCGGTACTACAGCAGCAGACGTACAAGAATAA
- the pilM gene encoding type IV pilus biogenesis protein PilM, producing MFAKKMSKYTYGMQISDTEAKLVEIMNMNGQVILTQRHSIALDRGSIKHGKFVDEESVIGRIATLVKQIGLQGAHVNVTVPLSNVVLRKSVFSSLKDKALRNMIDVELHGGQQLPFKNPVFDFVRLGPPKDEAAASAEGIVKSSKASAQEEVLIFATPGEVVESYAHVVKQSGLVPVAVDLAPLALHRMLVRHSKLTSSAMKDRFMLLHVEPDHADISIFVDGIPVFFRSIQINTSFFLDTGTDQLAAYGRNLSMELGRVLNYFQYTVSTDHKHIEMVYLVGDHEWITALPEHLESAFSGEITSFPMQAILKDEDTTCHAYAVSVGLAMKGA from the coding sequence ATGTTCGCAAAGAAAATGAGCAAGTACACATACGGCATGCAAATTTCGGATACAGAAGCGAAGCTTGTTGAGATTATGAACATGAATGGGCAAGTCATTCTAACACAGCGGCATTCCATTGCGCTGGATCGAGGCAGTATTAAACATGGAAAATTCGTAGATGAAGAGTCGGTCATCGGTCGTATCGCCACCTTAGTGAAGCAAATTGGCCTGCAAGGCGCTCACGTGAACGTGACAGTGCCGCTTTCTAATGTCGTGCTTCGCAAATCGGTCTTTTCATCATTAAAAGATAAAGCTCTTCGCAATATGATCGATGTTGAATTGCATGGCGGTCAACAGCTGCCGTTCAAAAATCCCGTGTTTGATTTTGTTCGTTTAGGTCCGCCTAAGGATGAAGCTGCCGCTTCAGCGGAAGGTATCGTGAAATCCTCCAAAGCCTCAGCGCAAGAAGAGGTATTAATTTTTGCCACACCTGGCGAAGTGGTTGAAAGCTATGCTCACGTCGTGAAGCAGTCGGGTTTGGTTCCAGTTGCTGTAGATTTAGCGCCACTTGCTTTACATCGCATGCTGGTGCGCCATAGCAAACTTACAAGCTCCGCGATGAAGGATCGATTCATGCTGCTGCATGTCGAGCCAGATCATGCGGATATCAGCATATTCGTGGACGGAATCCCCGTATTTTTCCGTTCGATTCAAATCAACACGAGTTTCTTCTTGGATACGGGTACCGATCAATTGGCAGCGTATGGCCGCAATTTATCCATGGAGTTGGGACGAGTTCTGAACTATTTCCAATACACGGTGTCCACGGATCACAAACATATCGAAATGGTGTACTTGGTTGGCGACCATGAGTGGATTACTGCCTTGCCTGAGCACTTGGAAAGTGCGTTTTCCGGTGAAATTACATCTTTTCCAATGCAGGCTATTCTGAAAGATGAAGACACAACATGTCATGCCTATGCGGTTTCCGTGGGATTGGCAATGAAAGGGGCTTAG